Sequence from the Corallococcus sp. EGB genome:
GGCCGCATCGAGCGCTTCCTTGGGCTGTCCTCGCGTCAGGTACATCAGGACGGCGCTCCGCGCGGACTCCAGGTCCGCTTCGCTGGCGGGGGCCTGCGCCTGCGGCTTGCGCTGCAGCAGGGTCGACAGGCGCTCCGAGACCGCGCCCCGCCTCAGGTCGGTGGTGGGCGCGCTCTGCAGGAAGGCCCGGTAGTGGAGCACGCTCTTGTCGAAGGCGCGGAGCCGTTCGTAGGTGAGGCCCGCCGCCAGCCGGCAGTCCGCGTTGTCCGGCACGGCGTCCACGCAGGTCTGGACCAGCTTCGCCGCCCGGGTCAGCTCCTTGTTGCTCTTGTTCAGGCGATACACGTCATCGAGCAGCCTGGCCACCTGCGACTCGGTCCATCCGTGGTCCTTCGCGGAGGGAGGGGGCGGCGGAGGCAATGGCTCCAGCTCCGGTCCCCCATCCACGCCCGCATCCTCGACCCCGGAATCCACCAGGTCTGGAGGCGGAGCGATGGGCGTCTCTGGCTCAGCGGGCCCCGTGGCGGCCCCCGGTGATGGGGGCCGGAGCCGGGTCCACCAGACGCCTCCGCCTACCGCGAGCAGCGCCACGGCCCCCACCGTGAGCCCGACCCAGGGCGCTCGGGCTCGGCGGACCGGCGCGATCTCCGCCGTGGGCAGGGCGGGTGCCTCCTCCTGGGACTCGCGCGTGACGATGACCGGCGAGGGGGCTGGCCGGGGCGTCTGGACGGCCCGGACGCGGGGCGCCGTGGGGGCCTCGGCGGGAGTCTCGGGCTGGCGCCAGGCCTTGAGCTCCGCCAGGAAGTCCTCCGGAACCGCCAGCTCCCGGCCTTCGTTCAGCAGGTCTCCCCGGAACAGCACCCGCAGCAGGTGCGCGAGGCTCAATGACGAGAAGCGCGGATGATTCGCATACAGGAACTCCGCCAGCGCGTCCCCGAACGCGTGACTGGTGGCGAAGCGCTGCGCCGGATCTGGACTCAACGCCCTGAGCACGATGCGGTTGAGCGCTTCCGGGAGGTCCGGCCGCACCTCGCGCAGCGACGGAATCTCGCCGTGCGCGATCTTCGTCATCACCACGTGCGGCGGGCCGTCCACGGGCAGCCGGCCGCACAGCAGCTCATACAGCACGACGCCCGTGGCCCAGACGTCCGTGCGCGCGTCCACGTCCTCGCCGCGCGCCTGCTCCGGAGAGAAGAAGAGGTACTTGCCCTTCACCACGCCCGGCGCCGTCTTGAAGCCACGTTGCAGCTGCGCCTTCGCGATGCCGAAGTCGACGATCTTGACCTGGCCCTCGTAGCTGATGAGCACGTTGTCTGGGGAGATGTCGCGGTGGACGATGTTCAGCGGCTTGCCGCTGCTGTCCGTGCGCGTGTGCGCGTAGTGCAGCCCCCGGCACATCTCCATCGCGATGAAGACCGCCACCGGCACGGGCAGCGCGGGCATCCCGCTCCGCATCGCGCGCTTGAGCACCTTGTCGAGCGGCTTGCCGTCGACGAACTCCATGGCGAGGAAGTACTCGCCCTCCACCTGCCCGAAGTCGAAGACCTGGGCCACGTTGCCGTGGGACAGCGTGGCGGAGATGCGCGCCTCGCTGATGAACATGGAGATGAAGGACTCGTCGTTGGCGTACTCGGGGAGGACCTTCTTGATGAGCACGGATTTGGTGACGCCCGCCGCCCCCACCAACTGGGCATGCCACGTCTCCGCCATGCCGCCCCGGCCCAGCCAGGACACCAGCTCATACCTTCCGAAGGTGTCCCCCGCATCGAGTGCCATTCGATGCCCACCTTAGCCCCAGAATCCTGGGAGCGCCGAATAGACGTCGTCGCGTCTGCCCAACCCCGTGTGTAGGTTGGGGCCTCACCCCTGCTCAGGGCGACGGCTTCGAGGTGCCAGCGGCCAGCGTGACGTAGAGGCGGCCCAGCTCGGTCAGCTCGCCGGAGGCGCCGAGCAGGTTGATGGCGGGGATTTCATTGTTGCGACCGGAGAACCACGCGTAGCGCTCGATGGCGGGCTCCGACTCCAGGTAGCCAATGGCATCCACCATGTACTTCTTCTGCACGTCCACGGTGATTTCATTGGCGGGCCGGTCGCCGCACGCGAACTCCGTCAGCCAGAGGGGCTTGTCGTACTTCTTGAACAGCCCCACGTACCACTTGAGCGCGCCCACGTCGCACGCGTACCAGTGGATGGCGATGGCATCCACCTGGCAGCCCGCGCAGGCCTTGAAGAAGGCGTCCAGGTACGCCACCGGGTCGGTGAAGGTGACGCCGTCCTCCGTCACGCAGTCGCCGCAGTAGTTCACCGCCGGGGACACCAGCTTCAGCCCCTTGCGGCGGGCCACCTCCTCCAGCACGGGCCAGAGCGCCGCGGCCTGGCGGGGCGTCTTGTTCGCCTGCGACTTGAAGTTGGGCTCGTTGAAGCCCAGCAGCACCTTCGCGCCCGCCGGGATTTCCGACTCGAGCTGGGCCACCGTGGGCGTGCCGCCCCAGGCCATGGGCACGAAGGAGACACCCTGTGAGGCGTAGACGCCGGCCGCGCCGCTCTCAGGTTTGGGCGACCAGTTGTACCACCAGCTCATCCCCGGGGAGAGCGCCTTCAGGTCCGCCGCCGAGTGCTCGCCATACGCCAGGCCCCGCTTCGCGCTCTTCGTCACGGCGGGGGGCGGGTCGTCTGTCTGGGATTGCGCTCCCGCCGCGGGGTCGCACCCCCCGAGCGGCGACAGCAGGATGGCCAGGCACAGCGCGACGGGCAGCCGGGGGGAGCGGGGCATGGCCCGGGACTCTACGCCCGGGGTTCGGGTGGGCGTCGAGTCCTCACGTCAGGCCGTCACGGCGCCAGCCGGGGCACGAGCCGGGGCTCGCCCACGTCGCGCCACCACGGCGTCACGCCCTCCACGCGCGAGGGCTCCAGGCTCCGGCCCAGGCCCGGCGTGAAGAGGCGCACCTGCTGCTCCGTGGCCAGCTTCACCAGCGTCTCCACCGGCTCGTCCCACGCGTGCAGCGCCAGGTTGAAGGTGCCCCAGTGCACCGGCATCAGCGTGCCGCCGCCCAGCATCGCGTGCGCCTTCAGCGCGTTCTCCGGGCCCAGGTGGATGCCTCCCCAGCTCGGGTGGAACGCGCCCACCTCCAGCATCACCAGGTCGAAGGGGCCGTACCTCCGGCCAATCTCCTCGAACTCGGAGGTGAGGCCGGTGTCGCCGCTGAAGAACAGCCGGTGCTTGTCCGTGGTGAGCACCCACGACGCCCACAGCGTCGAGTTGCGGTCGCCCAGGCCCCGGCCGGAGAAGTGCTGGGACGGCGCCGCGCGGAAGGACACCGGGCCCACGCGGTGCTCCTCCCACCAGTCCAGCTCGGTGATCAGCTCCGGCGCCACGCCGAAGGCCTCCAGGTGGCGCCCCACGCCCAGCGCGGTGACGAAGGGCACGCGCCGCTTCGCCAGCGCGCGGATGGTGCCGCGGCACAGGTGGTCGTAGTGGTCGTGCGACACCAGCACCGCGTCCAGGTCCGGCAGCGCCTCCACGGGCACGGGCGTGGCGTGGAAGCGCTTGGGGCCCGCGAAGGACACGGGTGAGACCCGGTCTCCGAAGACGGGGTCGGTCAGCACGCGCGCCCCGTCCACCTCCAGCAGCATCGTGCTGTGGCCCAGCCAGGTGACGCGGAGGCCCGTGTCCGGCGCGCGGGCCCAGGCGCCGCGCGGGTCGTCCACCGGCAGCGGCGCGGGCGGCGTGCGCTGCGTGCCGCCGAAGAAGTACTCGCCCAGGAGGGGCAGCGGGTTGCCCTGGAGGCCGGGCCCCACGGGGGCGGTGTTGCGGAAGCCGTGACCCTCGAACTGGCGGGAGGCCCGGCTGCGTTCGAGCCGGAGTCCCGCGCTGCGTGCGCTGTCGCTGACGGTGGGCATGCGGTGGTGTCTAACACCCACGCGTCCGCCCGGCACGGTCACCCGCCTGGAGCCCAGGCGGGGAGGCACCGTGCGCCTACTGTGCGTCCTTCGGCGCCGCGCAGGTGTTGCTCAGCTTGCTCGACCAGAGCTGGGAGTTCAGCGTCTCGTCATAGGCATTGAAGTAGACGCGGTCGCCGTGGCGGAAGAACTCGCGCGGGTAGGACGAGTTCTGCGCTTCGATGTTCTTGAGCAGGCGCGTGCCGGACACCGTGCCGTTGCTCACCCAGGGCTCGATGCCCGTCGAGCTGTCATACGCGCTGAAGAAGACCAGGTTGTCCGCCACCGCGTACACCGGGGAGCCGTACTCGTCCGACAGGCTCAGCGGCCGGCGCAGCAGCGTGGTGCCCCCGGCGGTGCCGTTCGTCACCCACAGCTGCGTGTCGCGCGGCGCGGGGCCGTTGCTGCCGATGACCACGGAGAAGAACAGTTTCTTGCCCCCCGGCGCCTGGCTCACGGCGTCGATGTAGGGGAACGCCTCGCCCTGCGACGTG
This genomic interval carries:
- a CDS encoding serine/threonine-protein kinase; translated protein: MALDAGDTFGRYELVSWLGRGGMAETWHAQLVGAAGVTKSVLIKKVLPEYANDESFISMFISEARISATLSHGNVAQVFDFGQVEGEYFLAMEFVDGKPLDKVLKRAMRSGMPALPVPVAVFIAMEMCRGLHYAHTRTDSSGKPLNIVHRDISPDNVLISYEGQVKIVDFGIAKAQLQRGFKTAPGVVKGKYLFFSPEQARGEDVDARTDVWATGVVLYELLCGRLPVDGPPHVVMTKIAHGEIPSLREVRPDLPEALNRIVLRALSPDPAQRFATSHAFGDALAEFLYANHPRFSSLSLAHLLRVLFRGDLLNEGRELAVPEDFLAELKAWRQPETPAEAPTAPRVRAVQTPRPAPSPVIVTRESQEEAPALPTAEIAPVRRARAPWVGLTVGAVALLAVGGGVWWTRLRPPSPGAATGPAEPETPIAPPPDLVDSGVEDAGVDGGPELEPLPPPPPPSAKDHGWTESQVARLLDDVYRLNKSNKELTRAAKLVQTCVDAVPDNADCRLAAGLTYERLRAFDKSVLHYRAFLQSAPTTDLRRGAVSERLSTLLQRKPQAQAPASEADLESARSAVLMYLTRGQPKEALDAASQCVTRLPREPECHLLRGDVLARMNQVSESARSYERFLAIAPGDHPRRPYVLRKLAELGATGAKD
- a CDS encoding glycoside hydrolase family protein, coding for MPRSPRLPVALCLAILLSPLGGCDPAAGAQSQTDDPPPAVTKSAKRGLAYGEHSAADLKALSPGMSWWYNWSPKPESGAAGVYASQGVSFVPMAWGGTPTVAQLESEIPAGAKVLLGFNEPNFKSQANKTPRQAAALWPVLEEVARRKGLKLVSPAVNYCGDCVTEDGVTFTDPVAYLDAFFKACAGCQVDAIAIHWYACDVGALKWYVGLFKKYDKPLWLTEFACGDRPANEITVDVQKKYMVDAIGYLESEPAIERYAWFSGRNNEIPAINLLGASGELTELGRLYVTLAAGTSKPSP
- a CDS encoding MBL fold metallo-hydrolase; protein product: MPTVSDSARSAGLRLERSRASRQFEGHGFRNTAPVGPGLQGNPLPLLGEYFFGGTQRTPPAPLPVDDPRGAWARAPDTGLRVTWLGHSTMLLEVDGARVLTDPVFGDRVSPVSFAGPKRFHATPVPVEALPDLDAVLVSHDHYDHLCRGTIRALAKRRVPFVTALGVGRHLEAFGVAPELITELDWWEEHRVGPVSFRAAPSQHFSGRGLGDRNSTLWASWVLTTDKHRLFFSGDTGLTSEFEEIGRRYGPFDLVMLEVGAFHPSWGGIHLGPENALKAHAMLGGGTLMPVHWGTFNLALHAWDEPVETLVKLATEQQVRLFTPGLGRSLEPSRVEGVTPWWRDVGEPRLVPRLAP